In the genome of bacterium, the window ATTTCAGCCGGTATAACAAATATACCATCGGTACTGAGCTGCGCGATCTAGCAAGAGAGATTATCCTTCTGATCATCAGGGCCAATTCTTCCATGGATAAAGAAAATGTATTGAGAGAGCTGGTGGAAAAATGCGAGCTGTTGAAAACATCGCTGGCCTTTGCCAGGGAAGCCAAGGCTTTTGACAATTTCAAGAGCTTTCAACATGCCTCATGTATGGCGGTTATTTTATGCAAACAGAGCGAGGGATGGCTTAAAAGCAGCAGGGGAAGCCGGAATCATCAATCGTCTCAAAAAGGATGAGTCGATGAGCGTGCTCAATAACACTGTGCGCCTTCTCCGCCTTTCGATCAAGGCATTTTTATGCAGGATATTATTTTCAAAGCCGT includes:
- a CDS encoding four helix bundle protein, with the translated sequence MARYEHLPIYQKAMELGIYLQNTVRNFSRYNKYTIGTELRDLAREIILLIIRANSSMDKENVLRELVEKCELLKTSLAFAREAKAFDNFKSFQHASCMAVILCKQSEGWLKSSRGSRNHQSSQKG